The following proteins are co-located in the Brachybacterium sacelli genome:
- the pdxH gene encoding pyridoxamine 5'-phosphate oxidase: MTDRLPDEHRDYLTGSLADAAPADPLALFDAWMDDAFARRTERDDLTDPSAVVLSTVALGADGRPRPRSRTVLLKGHDADGFVVYTNLASPKAAELEATPHAAMLLPWYPLQRQVRIEGRVEHLPAAESDAYWAHRPRGSQLGAWASHQSEPVDSRAALEAQYEEMTARFEGSEVPRPSFWGGLRLVPDRLEFWQGRENRFHDRIAYVLAADATWQRHRLQP; encoded by the coding sequence ATGACCGATCGCCTTCCCGACGAGCACCGCGACTACCTCACAGGTTCCCTGGCCGACGCTGCCCCCGCGGATCCGCTGGCCCTGTTCGACGCCTGGATGGACGACGCCTTCGCGCGACGCACCGAACGCGACGACCTCACCGACCCGTCGGCCGTGGTGCTGTCCACCGTGGCTCTCGGGGCCGACGGACGGCCGCGTCCCCGTTCGCGCACCGTGCTGTTGAAGGGCCACGACGCGGACGGCTTCGTCGTCTATACGAATCTCGCCTCGCCGAAGGCCGCGGAGCTCGAGGCGACCCCGCACGCGGCGATGCTGCTGCCCTGGTACCCGCTGCAACGGCAGGTGCGGATCGAGGGGAGGGTCGAGCACCTGCCCGCGGCGGAGTCCGACGCCTACTGGGCCCACCGTCCGCGCGGCTCGCAGCTGGGCGCATGGGCTTCCCACCAGTCGGAACCGGTCGACTCGCGCGCCGCGCTCGAGGCGCAGTACGAGGAGATGACGGCCCGGTTCGAGGGCTCCGAGGTGCCGCGCCCCTCCTTCTGGGGCGGCCTGCGCCTGGTGCCGGACCGACTCGAGTTCTGGCAGGGACGCGAGAACCGCTTCCACGACCGGATCGCCTACGTGCTCGCCGCCGACGCCACCTGGCAGCGGCACCGCCTGCAGCCCTGA